One segment of Ascidiaceihabitans donghaensis DNA contains the following:
- a CDS encoding MlaE family ABC transporter permease — protein MSWLAGIGRSALGLLGAIGRVTLFAFSTLSHMVRPPFYLRELAVALLNIGWLSLPVVGLTAVFTGGALALQIYAGGARFNAEAVVPQIVAIGMVRELGPVLVGLMIAARVTSSIAAEIATMKVTEQIDALVTLSTHPMQYLTVPRVVAATLTVPALVAVGDIIGIFGGYAVATGTLGFNPAAYIRNTVDFLELRDIVSSLVKGGVFGFIAATMGCYYGMNSGRGAQGVGRATKGSVEAAAILILAANFVLTGVFFSL, from the coding sequence ATGAGCTGGCTTGCTGGCATCGGGCGTTCTGCCTTGGGGCTGTTGGGCGCAATCGGGCGCGTGACTTTGTTTGCTTTCTCGACGTTAAGCCACATGGTGCGCCCCCCCTTCTATCTGCGCGAATTGGCTGTTGCCCTCCTGAACATTGGGTGGTTGTCGTTGCCTGTTGTGGGCCTGACGGCGGTGTTCACAGGCGGTGCGCTGGCCCTGCAAATTTATGCAGGCGGGGCACGGTTCAACGCAGAAGCCGTGGTGCCACAAATTGTGGCCATCGGCATGGTCAGAGAACTTGGGCCGGTTCTGGTGGGATTGATGATTGCCGCACGGGTCACATCATCTATCGCCGCCGAAATCGCGACCATGAAAGTCACCGAACAAATCGACGCATTGGTGACGCTGTCTACCCATCCCATGCAATATCTAACTGTGCCGCGTGTCGTTGCCGCCACGCTGACAGTGCCTGCGCTGGTCGCCGTGGGCGACATCATCGGCATTTTTGGAGGCTACGCAGTTGCCACAGGCACGCTTGGGTTCAATCCTGCGGCCTACATTCGAAACACCGTCGATTTTCTGGAACTGCGCGACATTGTATCATCGCTGGTTAAAGGTGGGGTCTTTGGATTTATCGCAGCCACGATGGGGTGTTACTACGGTATGAACTCCGGTCGCGGCGCCCAGGGGGTTGGACGCGCAACCAAAGGATCAGTCGAAGCTGCAGCGATCCTTATTCTTGCAGCTAACTTTGTGCTGACCGGGGTGTTTTTCTCGCTATGA
- a CDS encoding ABC transporter ATP-binding protein has protein sequence MIKLENVHKSFGNNHVLRGVDLTVERGTSMVIIGGSGTGKSITIKSVLGLVTPDQGTITVDGQDVTKTDRDAFLAKFGMLFQGAALFDSLPVWQNVAFRLLRGSLKKPKDEARAIAIEKLRRVGLTPDVADRLPAELSGGMQKRVGLARAIAADPEIIFFDEPTTGLDPIMAGVINDLIREIVTEMKATTMTITHDMTSVRAIADTVAMLHNGVIQWAGPAADIDAAGDPYLDQFIHGRAEGPIESVR, from the coding sequence ATGATCAAACTTGAAAATGTCCATAAATCCTTTGGAAACAATCACGTATTGCGCGGTGTTGATCTAACGGTCGAACGCGGCACATCTATGGTGATCATTGGGGGGTCCGGCACTGGCAAATCCATCACAATCAAGTCGGTGCTGGGGTTGGTCACACCCGATCAAGGTACAATCACTGTCGACGGGCAGGATGTAACCAAAACAGACCGGGATGCGTTTCTGGCCAAATTCGGAATGCTGTTTCAGGGCGCCGCGCTGTTCGACAGCTTGCCAGTTTGGCAAAACGTGGCATTTCGTTTGCTGCGGGGCAGCTTGAAAAAACCCAAAGACGAAGCCCGCGCCATTGCGATCGAAAAACTGCGCCGCGTCGGGCTTACCCCTGATGTTGCGGACCGTTTACCGGCGGAGTTGTCCGGTGGCATGCAAAAACGCGTGGGGCTGGCGCGGGCCATTGCTGCCGATCCCGAGATCATATTTTTTGATGAACCCACAACAGGTCTGGACCCGATCATGGCCGGTGTCATCAACGATCTCATCCGCGAAATTGTGACGGAAATGAAAGCCACAACCATGACGATCACCCACGACATGACGTCGGTGCGCGCCATCGCGGATACAGTTGCGATGTTGCACAACGGGGTTATCCAGTGGGCGGGTCCTGCGGCAGACATTGACGCGGCCGGCGACCCATATCTGGATCAATTTATCCATGGCCGTGCCGAGGGCCCCATTGAATCGGTACGTTGA
- a CDS encoding paraquat-inducible protein A has protein sequence MQRPIVLTFLRCANLSLLVLYPVAWFAPLMRAGVLPLFSLNEISVVTGLQSLWGSDVFLALVVTVFALFAPYLKTILLALLHFDLLSARTLPAIHVMGKLAMADIFLIAVYITLSKGIGIGRIETAWGLYLFTVLILASILISWLSEQLQKRPKD, from the coding sequence ATGCAACGCCCTATCGTTCTGACCTTTCTGCGCTGTGCCAATCTGAGTTTGCTGGTGCTATATCCTGTTGCATGGTTCGCTCCACTGATGCGCGCCGGTGTCCTGCCGCTGTTCAGCTTGAATGAAATCAGTGTGGTAACAGGCTTGCAGTCGCTGTGGGGCAGCGATGTTTTTCTGGCGTTGGTCGTCACGGTTTTTGCGCTTTTTGCCCCGTATCTCAAAACGATCCTGCTGGCGTTGTTGCATTTTGATCTTCTGAGTGCGCGCACCTTACCCGCCATCCACGTGATGGGAAAACTGGCAATGGCCGACATTTTTCTAATCGCGGTCTACATCACACTTTCTAAGGGGATCGGGATTGGACGCATAGAAACTGCTTGGGGCCTATATTTGTTTACTGTACTCATCCTTGCCTCAATCTTGATCAGTTGGCTCAGTGAACAATTGCAAAAGCGACCAAAAGATTGA
- a CDS encoding DNA repair protein translates to MTHVRGVFYLVQFLMQRIALACFAFTALALVTVTGLAVFGLLPWLEVNAIWNGEFVDNAGMYVQIIATVLAVALCFFLPSNRRIMTLENSHRQFAIGMQDVARAYGAVHAADRGDVFRISSEFDAIKERLAYLRDHPDLSSLEPEVLEIAAQMSHISKELAEVYSDDRVSRARAFLKERQFEVQQFNTRLAEAKAVSTELKHWLHEIELEESVAAAQLDRLRDELRGALPELGLETIVRTDNTVVELPPKAAE, encoded by the coding sequence GTGACGCATGTGCGTGGTGTTTTTTATCTGGTGCAGTTTTTAATGCAACGCATCGCCTTGGCCTGCTTTGCCTTCACCGCCTTGGCACTTGTTACTGTCACGGGTCTTGCTGTCTTTGGGCTGTTGCCTTGGTTGGAAGTCAACGCAATCTGGAATGGTGAATTCGTCGACAACGCCGGCATGTATGTGCAAATCATTGCAACTGTGTTGGCCGTAGCATTGTGTTTCTTCTTGCCCTCGAACAGACGCATAATGACTTTGGAAAATTCCCACCGCCAGTTTGCAATCGGGATGCAGGACGTGGCCCGCGCGTATGGGGCGGTTCATGCAGCCGATCGGGGTGATGTTTTTCGGATCAGTTCGGAATTTGACGCTATCAAAGAACGTTTAGCCTATCTGCGCGATCATCCAGATCTGTCATCTTTAGAACCTGAAGTACTTGAAATTGCAGCGCAAATGTCGCACATCTCGAAAGAGCTGGCAGAAGTTTATTCAGATGATCGCGTCTCACGGGCGCGGGCATTCTTGAAAGAACGACAGTTTGAAGTGCAACAATTCAACACGCGTCTGGCAGAAGCCAAAGCCGTCAGCACCGAATTGAAACACTGGCTTCATGAAATTGAGCTTGAAGAAAGCGTTGCTGCCGCACAATTGGATCGTCTGCGTGACGAATTGCGTGGGGCGCTGCCGGAACTTGGCCTCGAAACCATTGTACGCACGGACAATACTGTTGTGGAACTACCACCAAAAGCAGCCGAATAA
- the radA gene encoding DNA repair protein RadA, which produces MAKSSTTFTCSACASSYTKWSGRCDGCGEWNTIVEDKGLSKSGPSGKSLGARRGSTVQLTDLATKEAPPPRTRSGIDELDRVLGGGLVPASAILVGGDPGIGKSTLLLQGAAQFARSGLKTIYVSGEEASAQVRMRAQRLGLTDAPVQLASETNLRDILTTLENEKPQLVIIDSIQTMWSDTVDSAPGSVSQVRSAAHELTTFAKRNGMSVILVGHVTKEGQIAGPRVVEHMVDTVLYFEGERGHQFRILRAVKNRFGPADEIGVFEMTGSGLAEVTNPSALFLSERGTPSAGSVVFAGVEGTRPVLVELQALVAPSPHSQPRRSVVGWDGSRLAMILAVLESRCGIPFAGLDVYLNVAGGMKISEPAADLAVAAALLSAREDAPLPEGAVVFGEISLSGALRPGPQTENRLKEAQKLGFTAAIAPSGGKPIEVTGMSLRQMGDLTQFVGDIFGAG; this is translated from the coding sequence ATGGCCAAATCATCAACGACATTCACCTGCTCTGCTTGCGCGTCCAGCTACACCAAATGGTCCGGGCGGTGCGACGGGTGCGGCGAATGGAACACCATTGTCGAGGACAAAGGGCTGTCAAAGTCCGGCCCGTCGGGAAAATCGCTGGGCGCGCGGCGCGGCAGCACAGTGCAACTGACCGATCTTGCCACAAAAGAAGCACCGCCGCCGCGAACGCGATCCGGTATTGACGAACTGGACCGGGTTTTAGGTGGTGGCTTGGTGCCTGCCTCCGCCATTTTGGTAGGCGGCGATCCAGGTATCGGCAAATCCACACTTTTGCTGCAAGGTGCGGCGCAGTTTGCCCGTTCCGGTTTAAAGACCATCTATGTGTCAGGCGAAGAAGCCAGTGCACAGGTCCGCATGCGCGCCCAGCGCCTTGGGTTGACGGACGCGCCGGTGCAATTGGCATCAGAAACCAATTTGCGTGACATTCTCACGACGCTTGAAAACGAAAAACCACAGCTTGTGATCATCGATTCGATCCAGACCATGTGGTCTGACACAGTGGACAGTGCGCCGGGCTCTGTCAGTCAGGTGCGTAGCGCGGCACACGAGCTGACAACATTTGCAAAACGCAACGGCATGTCCGTGATCCTGGTTGGTCATGTCACCAAAGAAGGACAGATTGCCGGCCCACGCGTTGTTGAACACATGGTTGATACGGTGCTTTATTTCGAAGGAGAGCGCGGCCACCAGTTTCGCATTCTGCGCGCGGTCAAGAACCGTTTCGGGCCTGCAGATGAAATCGGCGTGTTTGAAATGACGGGATCAGGTTTGGCCGAGGTCACAAACCCATCAGCCCTTTTCCTAAGCGAACGCGGCACACCCAGCGCCGGATCGGTCGTTTTTGCAGGCGTCGAAGGCACACGCCCCGTGTTGGTTGAATTGCAGGCATTGGTGGCCCCTAGCCCACATTCGCAGCCGCGCCGGTCCGTTGTGGGATGGGATGGCAGTCGTTTGGCGATGATTTTGGCCGTTCTAGAATCGCGATGCGGCATCCCGTTTGCGGGGTTGGACGTCTATCTGAACGTTGCAGGCGGTATGAAGATCAGCGAACCTGCGGCAGATCTGGCCGTGGCAGCCGCCCTTTTAAGTGCGCGTGAAGACGCGCCTTTGCCGGAAGGTGCCGTTGTTTTTGGAGAAATCAGCCTGTCTGGCGCCCTGCGTCCCGGCCCACAGACCGAAAATAGGTTGAAAGAAGCGCAAAAACTTGGTTTCACAGCTGCGATTGCGCCATCGGGTGGAAAACCGATAGAGGTTACTGGCATGTCCTTGCGACAGATGGGCGATTTAACACAGTTTGTTGGTGACATTTTCGGCGCCGGATAA
- a CDS encoding CvpA family protein, with product MEGFTIIDGVVAIVIILSALLAYGRGLMREIMAIAGWVLAAILGFLFAPKVEPLVREIPVVGDIIADSCELGIISAFGLVFAVALIVVSLFTPLFSSLIQRSALGGVDQGLGFFFGVLRGILLVAIAFFVYDTVITGQEFTVVDESRSAAVFGRFTGQIQDQEPEQAFGWITQQYENLISSCEAPDPQ from the coding sequence ATGGAAGGTTTTACCATCATTGACGGCGTCGTCGCCATTGTCATCATACTCTCAGCCTTATTGGCTTACGGCCGTGGTCTTATGCGTGAAATCATGGCCATCGCCGGCTGGGTTCTGGCCGCTATTCTGGGTTTTCTTTTTGCACCAAAAGTTGAACCGCTGGTACGCGAAATTCCTGTCGTGGGCGACATCATTGCAGACAGCTGTGAATTGGGAATCATCAGCGCGTTTGGCTTGGTGTTTGCCGTGGCGCTGATCGTTGTGTCTTTGTTCACACCGCTGTTTTCTTCTCTGATCCAACGCTCCGCATTGGGCGGTGTTGATCAGGGTCTTGGGTTCTTCTTCGGTGTTTTGCGCGGCATCCTTTTGGTAGCCATCGCGTTTTTCGTCTACGATACTGTGATCACGGGACAGGAATTTACAGTTGTCGACGAAAGCCGGTCCGCCGCAGTCTTCGGGCGTTTCACAGGCCAAATTCAAGATCAAGAACCAGAACAGGCATTCGGGTGGATCACCCAGCAATACGAAAACCTGATCAGCAGCTGCGAAGCCCCTGATCCCCAATAA
- a CDS encoding methyl-accepting chemotaxis protein: MRPEFTKSSSDAEMAKAKAMAQMVDRTYAVIEFDAGGHVLHANDLFLTAMGYTMNEIVGQHHRIFVDAVYGKSVQYREFWDYLNSGQTHQGQYERFTKRGQAMWLQASYAPVFAADGSVSSIIKLASDVTPRRSVVNSISAGLSQLENGDLTYRVQVTPDNELFDLARGYNASMERLEHVFQTVGKVAKGLNVAAADILTRANEAADAALRNAASFEETSAEVDVVASSVTKTSENAGHALKNTEKAAQIADSSASTMACALDATTEMRKATTEMSEINEVIDSIAFQTNLLALNAGIEAARAGQSGAGFAVVATEIRNLAGRSQDASGKIQALIARSVQQAKTTQNHVTESEANLKDVQEKSRQVAEGMTQISREAGEQAERVAMINAVVRDLAASSEKSAESASDNQDSVERLTRYSQTLNQELRNFGVAQVQSAQ, encoded by the coding sequence ATGCGCCCAGAGTTCACAAAATCGTCTAGCGATGCCGAAATGGCCAAGGCCAAAGCCATGGCCCAAATGGTCGATCGCACATATGCAGTGATCGAATTTGACGCCGGCGGGCATGTTTTACATGCCAATGACCTGTTTTTGACGGCCATGGGATACACAATGAATGAAATTGTGGGCCAACATCACAGAATTTTTGTCGATGCGGTGTATGGGAAGTCCGTGCAGTATCGTGAGTTTTGGGATTACCTCAATTCGGGCCAGACCCACCAAGGACAATATGAACGCTTTACAAAACGGGGGCAGGCAATGTGGCTACAAGCGTCATATGCACCGGTTTTTGCAGCTGATGGCTCTGTGTCTTCGATCATTAAACTTGCGTCGGATGTTACACCGCGGCGCAGCGTTGTGAACTCCATTTCTGCAGGGTTGTCGCAACTTGAGAATGGTGATCTGACGTACCGGGTCCAAGTGACGCCCGACAATGAATTGTTTGATCTGGCCCGGGGCTACAATGCCTCTATGGAACGATTGGAACATGTGTTCCAGACCGTAGGGAAGGTCGCCAAGGGACTGAACGTTGCAGCGGCGGACATTTTGACCCGTGCGAACGAAGCAGCTGACGCAGCCTTGCGCAATGCTGCGTCTTTTGAAGAAACCTCGGCAGAGGTTGATGTGGTCGCATCTTCCGTCACCAAAACTTCTGAAAACGCAGGACATGCGTTGAAAAATACGGAAAAAGCCGCACAGATTGCCGATTCCAGCGCAAGCACAATGGCGTGCGCCTTGGATGCAACCACTGAGATGCGCAAAGCGACAACTGAAATGTCGGAAATCAATGAGGTCATCGATTCTATAGCGTTCCAAACTAATCTTTTGGCTTTGAACGCAGGTATTGAAGCTGCCCGCGCGGGCCAAAGTGGCGCAGGTTTTGCCGTGGTGGCCACTGAAATTCGAAATCTTGCGGGGCGGTCCCAAGATGCTTCTGGCAAAATTCAGGCGTTGATCGCGCGCTCTGTCCAGCAAGCCAAGACTACCCAGAACCATGTCACGGAAAGCGAAGCCAATCTAAAAGATGTTCAGGAAAAGTCCCGCCAAGTTGCGGAAGGCATGACACAGATTTCCAGAGAGGCAGGCGAACAGGCGGAACGCGTTGCAATGATCAATGCAGTTGTTCGTGATCTTGCCGCATCCAGCGAAAAAAGCGCTGAATCGGCGTCGGACAACCAAGACTCCGTCGAGCGTCTGACACGTTACAGCCAGACCCTGAACCAAGAGCTTCGCAATTTCGGAGTGGCGCAGGTGCAATCCGCACAGTGA
- the purF gene encoding amidophosphoribosyltransferase, with product MPPAHPFDDDKLKEECGIFGVLGTKEAANFVALGLHALQHRGQEAGGIVSHDPEMGFNSARRFGYVRDNFTSQKVMETLPGPLAIGHVRYSTAGSKGQTAIRDVQPFFGEFAMGGAAIAHNGNITNANALRRELIERGSIFQSSSDSECIIHLMARSLQRNIPERMEDALRRVEGAFSVVAMTRTKLIGVRDPLGVRPLVLGKVGDGWALSSETCALDIIGAEFVREIEPGEMVVISEKYGVQSHFPFRRQPSKFCIFEHVYFSRPDSILGGRSVYETRENIGRELAKESPVEADLVCPVPDSGTPAAIGFSLESGIPYAMGIIRNQYMGRTFIEPTESIRNMGVRLKLNVNRALIKGKRVILVDDSVVRGTTSRKIKEMILDAGAAEVHFRIASPPTAWPCFYGVDTPDRDKLLAATMSEEEMRDHLGVDSLKFISLDGLYRAVGEAKGRDKACPQYCDACFSGEYPVIPADKIDDGFVMKAAE from the coding sequence ATGCCTCCCGCACACCCCTTTGATGATGACAAGCTCAAGGAGGAATGCGGAATTTTCGGCGTCCTTGGCACCAAAGAGGCCGCCAATTTTGTGGCCCTTGGTTTGCACGCGCTGCAACACCGCGGTCAGGAAGCAGGCGGCATTGTAAGCCATGACCCTGAAATGGGGTTCAACTCTGCGCGCCGCTTCGGCTATGTGCGCGACAACTTCACCTCACAAAAAGTGATGGAAACCCTGCCCGGCCCCCTTGCTATCGGCCATGTGCGCTATTCCACTGCCGGCTCAAAGGGGCAAACCGCGATCCGCGATGTGCAGCCCTTCTTTGGTGAATTCGCCATGGGCGGGGCCGCGATTGCCCACAACGGCAACATCACCAACGCCAATGCACTGCGCCGTGAACTGATCGAACGGGGATCGATTTTTCAGTCCTCCTCTGACAGCGAATGTATCATCCACCTGATGGCACGGTCCTTGCAGCGCAACATCCCTGAACGCATGGAAGACGCTTTGCGCCGTGTTGAGGGCGCGTTTTCAGTGGTCGCTATGACCCGCACCAAACTGATCGGTGTGCGCGATCCCTTGGGCGTGCGTCCGCTGGTGTTGGGCAAGGTCGGTGACGGCTGGGCGCTAAGTTCAGAAACCTGTGCGCTGGACATCATCGGCGCGGAATTCGTCCGCGAGATTGAACCCGGTGAAATGGTTGTCATTTCAGAAAAATACGGCGTCCAAAGCCACTTTCCCTTCCGCCGCCAACCGTCCAAGTTCTGCATATTTGAACATGTCTATTTCAGCCGCCCCGACAGCATCCTTGGCGGGCGCTCTGTTTACGAGACACGCGAAAACATCGGGCGTGAGCTGGCCAAAGAATCCCCGGTGGAGGCCGATCTGGTCTGCCCGGTCCCTGATTCCGGCACGCCTGCGGCCATCGGGTTTTCGCTGGAATCCGGCATCCCCTACGCGATGGGCATCATCCGCAACCAATACATGGGACGGACGTTTATCGAGCCGACGGAAAGCATCCGCAACATGGGGGTGCGTCTGAAGCTGAACGTGAACCGCGCCCTGATCAAAGGCAAACGGGTGATCTTGGTAGACGACAGTGTCGTGCGTGGCACAACCAGTCGCAAGATCAAGGAAATGATCCTTGATGCCGGCGCCGCAGAGGTCCATTTCCGCATCGCATCGCCCCCAACTGCATGGCCATGTTTCTACGGCGTCGACACGCCTGACCGTGACAAACTGCTTGCGGCCACAATGTCAGAAGAGGAAATGCGCGACCACCTCGGCGTCGACAGCCTGAAATTCATCTCGCTTGATGGGCTCTACCGCGCGGTCGGCGAAGCCAAAGGGCGCGACAAAGCTTGCCCGCAATATTGCGACGCCTGCTTCTCGGGGGAATATCCGGTGATCCCGGCAGACAAAATCGACGATGGGTTTGTGATGAAGGCGGCTGAGTGA
- a CDS encoding DUF1801 domain-containing protein: MQNLAPNLTALIRHWPKKAQSRFLELRSIVHTAAQDADVDLQETTKWNEPAWLPSKPRTGSTLRSCWHPKHADALGLFLNCNSTLPETMRTLYPNTFTYEGKRSLWLPLDAPLPEDALHHCATLTLTYHRSKA, translated from the coding sequence ATGCAAAACCTCGCCCCCAACCTCACCGCGCTTATCCGGCACTGGCCGAAAAAGGCGCAGTCCCGTTTCCTTGAACTGCGCTCCATCGTGCATACCGCTGCGCAAGATGCAGATGTTGATCTGCAAGAAACCACCAAATGGAACGAACCTGCATGGCTGCCTTCAAAGCCACGCACCGGCTCAACGCTGCGGTCCTGCTGGCATCCAAAACACGCGGACGCCTTGGGGCTATTCCTTAATTGCAACAGCACGTTGCCCGAAACAATGCGCACCCTTTACCCCAACACTTTCACGTATGAAGGCAAACGGTCGCTCTGGCTGCCCTTGGACGCCCCCCTACCCGAAGACGCGCTGCATCACTGCGCCACACTGACGCTGACCTATCACCGTAGCAAAGCTTGA
- a CDS encoding SDR family NAD(P)-dependent oxidoreductase produces MTKTALITGASRGLGAALAEDLCATHHIIAVAKTTGALEELDDRIKAKGGSATLAPMDVTNADAMATLCRGIHDRWGTLDLWAHTAIHAAPLAPTSHIDGKDLAKSITGNITATATLIQFIAPLLGDTGHALFFDDPCAGEKFFGSYGATKAAQIALATSWQRETAKTGPHVHILTPKPMPTSTRARFHPGEDRSTLNTPASQAQALLAQISM; encoded by the coding sequence ATGACAAAAACAGCTCTTATAACCGGCGCCTCTCGCGGGCTCGGCGCAGCCCTCGCAGAAGACCTCTGCGCAACACACCACATCATTGCCGTGGCCAAAACCACAGGCGCACTGGAAGAGCTGGACGATAGAATCAAAGCAAAGGGTGGCAGCGCGACACTGGCCCCAATGGATGTGACGAACGCCGATGCGATGGCCACCTTGTGCCGCGGCATCCATGACCGTTGGGGCACATTGGATTTGTGGGCGCACACTGCGATCCATGCAGCCCCGCTAGCGCCTACCAGCCACATCGACGGCAAAGATCTGGCGAAATCCATTACTGGCAACATCACTGCGACAGCAACGCTGATCCAATTTATCGCGCCCCTTCTGGGCGACACCGGACACGCATTGTTCTTCGACGACCCATGCGCGGGCGAAAAGTTTTTTGGCAGCTACGGAGCCACAAAAGCCGCGCAAATTGCTTTGGCGACAAGCTGGCAACGCGAGACCGCGAAAACCGGACCTCATGTGCATATTCTGACACCGAAACCAATGCCGACAAGCACACGCGCCCGCTTTCACCCGGGCGAAGACCGCAGCACTTTGAACACGCCTGCGTCACAAGCACAGGCGCTGTTGGCACAGATCAGCATGTAA
- the surE gene encoding 5'/3'-nucleotidase SurE, protein MRILITNDDGIAAPGLKIMHAIASEIAGPKGEVWTVAPAFEQSGVGHCVSYTHPMMISELGPRRFACEGAPADCVLAGLHEVMQNAKPDLVLSGVNRGNNSAENTLYSGTIGAAMEAALQGLPAIALSQYYGPANNTADNPFEAAAMHGVNVVRKILAAAPQERDDYSLFYNVNFPPVMGADVKGIRLAAQGRRENTGFSTEPHHAPSGRKFLWIKGGDQRAECAPGTDAAVNLDGYISVTPMRADLTAHDTFDSLQSLNT, encoded by the coding sequence ATGCGCATTCTCATCACAAACGACGACGGCATCGCAGCACCGGGGCTAAAAATCATGCACGCCATCGCATCCGAGATCGCGGGGCCAAAGGGCGAAGTCTGGACAGTGGCCCCTGCGTTTGAACAATCCGGTGTCGGACATTGCGTCAGCTACACACACCCTATGATGATTTCCGAACTTGGCCCCCGCAGGTTTGCCTGTGAAGGCGCACCAGCAGATTGCGTTCTGGCCGGGCTGCACGAAGTGATGCAAAACGCAAAGCCAGATCTTGTGCTTTCAGGTGTCAACCGCGGCAATAATTCAGCTGAAAACACACTCTATTCAGGCACGATCGGGGCCGCGATGGAAGCGGCCTTGCAGGGGCTGCCCGCTATCGCGCTTTCGCAATACTACGGGCCTGCCAACAACACCGCTGACAATCCGTTTGAGGCCGCGGCTATGCACGGCGTCAATGTCGTGCGAAAAATCCTAGCTGCCGCCCCGCAAGAACGCGATGATTATTCCTTGTTCTACAACGTCAATTTCCCGCCAGTGATGGGCGCCGATGTCAAAGGCATCCGGCTTGCGGCACAAGGACGCCGTGAAAACACGGGCTTCTCGACAGAACCCCACCACGCGCCGTCAGGACGCAAGTTTCTTTGGATTAAGGGCGGTGACCAACGTGCTGAATGCGCGCCCGGTACAGATGCCGCAGTGAACCTTGATGGGTATATTTCGGTCACACCGATGCGCGCCGATCTGACGGCCCATGACACGTTTGACAGCCTGCAAAGCCTCAACACATGA
- a CDS encoding protein-L-isoaspartate(D-aspartate) O-methyltransferase, producing the protein MTDDGALSQAEQKMQFLYHLRSKGVTDKRVLEAMEAIDRGPFVKGIFTDRAYEDMPLPIACGQTISQPSVVGLMSQALNITPRDKVLEVGTGSGYQAAILAKLARRVYTVDRHRRLVREARDIFDAFDLHNITAITGDGSFGLPDQAPFDKIIVTAAAEDPPGPLLAQLKMGGIMVVPVGQSDAVQSLIRVHKTESGLEYDEMRDVRFVPLLEGLGKDS; encoded by the coding sequence ATGACGGATGACGGTGCCCTGTCTCAGGCGGAACAAAAGATGCAGTTCCTTTACCATCTGCGCTCCAAGGGGGTGACAGACAAACGGGTGCTTGAAGCCATGGAAGCGATTGATCGCGGCCCCTTTGTGAAAGGCATTTTCACCGACCGCGCCTATGAGGACATGCCGCTGCCAATTGCGTGTGGACAAACCATCAGCCAGCCATCGGTTGTGGGTTTGATGAGCCAGGCGTTGAATATCACCCCACGTGACAAGGTGCTCGAAGTGGGCACGGGGTCCGGCTATCAGGCTGCGATCCTCGCCAAACTCGCGCGCCGCGTCTATACTGTTGACCGCCACCGCCGCCTTGTGCGCGAAGCCCGCGACATCTTCGATGCGTTTGACCTGCATAACATCACGGCCATCACCGGCGACGGCAGCTTCGGACTGCCCGACCAAGCACCGTTCGACAAGATCATAGTGACCGCCGCCGCAGAAGATCCCCCCGGCCCCCTTCTGGCACAACTCAAAATGGGTGGAATCATGGTGGTGCCTGTTGGCCAAAGTGACGCGGTCCAAAGCCTGATCCGCGTGCACAAAACCGAAAGCGGATTAGAGTACGACGAAATGCGCGACGTGCGATTTGTCCCGTTGCTGGAAGGCTTGGGGAAAGACAGTTGA